GCTAGAGCCCCGGTTCCCACTTCCCGGCTCCTGGGGGCCGTGACAGGGAACCGTGGCCCCCGAGAGTCAGCCAGAAGCGGGGCAGAAGGGACAGCGCCAGAGACCGGCGGCTCCGGACCGGGTAATTCAGTCGCTGAGACTGGCGGCAGGACAAGGGTGGGGCTTGGGCAGGCCGGGGAGAAAgacgggctgggggcggggcccgTGAGgcgaggagggggcggggcgcgagggggcggggcccaCCCTTGAGGACTGGCCTTCTCCAGGTAACGCGGCCGGGCCACCTGCTCTCCCGCGGGTGCGAGTCCCTGGCCGCTCGTCGGAGGGCGGCTGCGCGGGCGGGCCATGCTCCGGGACTCCCCGTCTCTGTGGGAGCTGGTAGAGGAGCACGTTCCGCTCCCGGAGCGGCCCGAAGTGAAGAGGATTCTGGGGGAGACGACGGTGGACCTGAGCCTGGAGCTACGagcagaggtggggagtgggcagATGGGCCACACTCCAGGCCTGTCCCAGGACTCGGGTGATTTACCCCACCTCCTCCGGGTCCCCGGTCCTGCCTGGTATCTCTCGAGATCTTGCCGGATCTCACCGTCCCCAGCCCTCTGGACTCCGCTCTGCCCCTCAGTCCCCCAGCCCCCTTCACTTCCGTCACTTCTCTCCCGAGTCGCAAGGTGTCCCAGCTCTCCTTGCAGGTGGTGATGCTACAGTCACTGCTCCAAGAGGCTCGATCCTCCCAAGCCTCTGGCTCCCGCCCCACCTCCGatccctcctcccttctggcaCCACCGCCCCTCCTAAGAGACCTCATACGCCAAGAACTGAGGCAGCTGCTCCTAGGCCTCCGCCAGAAGGCCATCTGCGAGGGCAGGTGGGAACCTCAGACATAGGCCCTGTGGCAGAGCTAAGAGGGGCTAGCTGTGCGCCTGATAAGGGGCCAGGATTGCCTTTGATGGTTCCCTGGAAGGAGCCCCTGAATTACCTTCAGTGCACCTTCTGCAGGGACCAGACCCAGGCTTGGGTCCAGTATAGCCCCAGGGTCCTGCGCTTTGCCTTGGAGGAGCCTAGGTGTGATTTGCCAGAACAGGAGGTATTGCAGATGAGAGCTGGTGAACCCAGGTAAAGTGGTGGTAGAAGAGGAGGGAGCTGTTCCTGCTTGGCAGAGGACCCCAGCCAGCTGGTGGGTTCCACTTGGCTCCATGGAGAAGTTCCTGGCCTGGAGCTGGACCTCCTACAACCATATGTAGGGATCCAAGAGAGCTGGGCTAGAGAATGCTGGGGACTGCCTGAGATAAAGGAGAAGGAGCATGTTCACAAGTGTATAAGCAGCCACTTATTTCTAGTTCTCACACAAGCCTTTAGAGGAATGATGGCCCCCTTTTACTGACGAGGAACTGAAACTCAGAAGGGATAATCCATTTGCCCAAGTTCATGCACATTGAAGGGTGGCAGAGCCGATTTGCAAACCCAAGCTCCAGAACTCTTCCCCTTTGCGGTCTATTATGTTGCCTTTGTGAGAAAAGACACAGAACTGTCTAGGAGAAGTGGCATTTGTATCCTGAAGGCCTGGGGTGAGGCAACATGGGGTGAGTGACAGTGACCTCATCTGCCAGCAGCGGTCAGAGGGACCTCAGCATCATCAAGGACCAACTGAATGTGTCCAGCATCGACCAGGTTGCTGGACACCTGCGGTGAGGCCCCTGAGTGCACATGGTGGGATGGACACAGGGAGGATGGGGCTGGGACAGGTCTCCAAGTACCGGGATTGGACTGcgggagaggaaaagggggaaaCACACCTGGTGGGGACCAGGAGAGGAAGGCTGACAAGTGGAAAGGGTGGGTTGCTGCAGGGCCACTCTAGAGGAACTGTGGCAGGGTTTTAAGCTGGGGAGGGGCTGTGgtgtgggggagaagggaggctgGAGGAGGCCCCTGCAGGAATGCAGAAGGGAGGCTGGTGGGCACTGTGAGGTCGGCACAAGAAGGACACATCCTGTCCTGGCAGAGGTTGGCAGGAGTGGAAGGCTGCAGCCAGTGCCTGGCCCCAGAAAGCAGGGTGGGCTGAGGCAGGAGGTTCTAGTGGTGGGGAGGCTGGAGGTTAGGGGCTGGGTGGAGGGCTTAACTGAGACTGGGTCTCGTGGAGCTGGCCATGGCTGCCATACTCCCATGTGTCCCAGGAGCCTCCTAGAGGAGGAGTGTCACACCTTGGAGAGGATGATCCCTGTCCTGCAGGTGAGCAGCAGCCCAGGGCCTCCCTGCCCAGAGCCTTTCTGCCGAGTGTAGACACCACGGCCTCTCACCTGGCATGGGaaggccgtgtgtgtgtgtctgtctgggtGCACATGTGCATGGAAAGGTGTGTGTGGGTGCTGTGGCCATTTCTCACATGTGCACAGTCCCTATGTTTGTGAATCCAGAAGGTTCTGTTTGAGCCCCTTAGCCCAAGGTCAGCACTTTTAGATTAACTCGCTGAATTGTCCCTTGTctttgcctccttcccttccctaagTCTGAGTCCAAGCCAGCCACCCCCTCACCAAGAAGGGCCTTTCAGGGGAGCTAGTGTCCCCCCCACACCTATGGGCTGCCTGAGCCTGTTTGGGGGGCCCTGCCATGGGGATCTTGGCCTCTgcaccctgccctgccccacccatGCTTCCGGCCAGGCACTGAGCCAGCTCTCCCGGCAGCGCTGCCTGGAAGAGGAGTACACAGGGGCACCCCAGCCCTCCGAGGCAAGCCTAGCGCCCACCCTGGCAGGTGAGGACCCTAAGGAGGCCCCAAAGCACCCAGCCTcccgctccccaccccacactggTGTACAGCCCAGAGCTGCTGGGCGCTGTGTGTCAGAGGCATCTCTCCCACAGAGCTGaaggagcagaaggcagccatgCGCCAGGAGCTGCAGGCACTTCCGAGGTCCTCCCATGTCTCCTCCAGCCTCAGGTCAACCCCAAGCGGTGGCCCTGCCGGACAGGGTGGCCAGAAGATCAGGCTGCTGCTCGCTCACTGCTGCTCTTTCCTCTTCAGGCAGCAGCCCGTGGGATCCTCCAGCCTGGGTCTCAGACCCCAGCCTTGCCCCCTCGGGAAGGCTGGGGTTTGGACAGGGCCTGGCCAGTGCTGCCTACCTGCCCCGCCTCCCGAGAGCTGCCCCCGCCCCCGACACCTGGCTACCACCTGCCGCTGGGGCCGGAAGCTTCAGGGCAGCCCTGGGGAAAGGCCAGTGTCTACTCCAGCATCCAGCGCTACACCCCAGGCCCCCACCTAAAGGGCTGATCATCAAGTAGGCCTTGGCGTCTGCTGGAACTCACCCCATCCGCTGCTGCCCACCCCTCAGCTGCTGTGGCCCAGCCTGCTTCAGATCTAGTCTTGGATGGGCCCCAGCCAGGACGCAAGGCTCTCCGTCTGTCTGGCCCTTCTTGCTCCACCCCTTCGCTGAGCCCCTGGTGTCTGGTTCTGACCATCAGAGCCTTTGGCCTTTCTTCTCCCGGTCCTCCACAAAGGCCTGGCAGGCAGAGGTCTCATCCCAGCCCTGGGGGACTCAGACAAAGCACAGCAGCAGCTCAGAGACAGGAATAGAAATTTCATTAAAATCTATGGACTTTAAAATCCTAGTGGTGCACGGATGGGTAGGGGTGGGCGATGCACCATTATTGCTACAGACGATTAGAGGCGGCTCTTCGGGGCTGTCACTGCACAGAGGGGCACAGAGGATAGACAGACGGACACTGCGGGGCTGAGGGGAAGGGAGCTCTGGCTCCAGAGGGGATGGGGCACGCAGGATGGGGCCATTTGGCACATGAACAAGGGCAGCCCAGTTTGGGAGGACTGGACCTTAGCCTGGTGGAGGGAGGGCAAGGGGGTTTCGTGTAAGGTCCCCTTCCCTAGGGCTCTGGGCTCAAACCTCCTGCTgagcagcacccccacccccaccccccagaaacgAGTGCTTTGGGCAGGCTGCTGGGTCATGGGCCTCTGCTGGCTGGGCCTGACAGCCAGGGCTGGAATGAGGTGTGGAAACCCCAGAGCAGCCGAGTGAGgtgcaggcaggcagggaagacAGAGGGGCCCAAGGTGGGGGGCATGGGAGTGGCAACCACAGAGAAtacaatttttacaaaaataattacacAGACAAACAGGGCTGGGCAGCACAGCCTGACAAATAACACTGTACAGCCCCTTAGCCCCAAACCTTGCCCCTGGATAGGAAGACCCAAATCTGCCTGGGCAGAGGCTGGGGTCTGCTCTGGGGGCAGGAACACTGGTCAGGAGGCTGGAGGCCTGAGGACCGGGACAGGTAGGGCCCACCTAGAACCGCAGCTCCGGACAGAGTGTGAGGGCATCAGAGGCCATGTAAAGCCCAGCAGATCTCTGGGGACCTGGCCTGAGACCCCCTCCAAAGTGCTTTGGccccacccctggcaaccctcCTATTGCCCAAACCCATCCCCAGCTGCCATCTTGGCATCCAAAGGACCTGTAAACACTGGGGACACGAGCACAAATGACCACGCTACCAGTGGTGACCAAGGTGACAACAGCCGCCCTGGCCCGGGCATGGCAGGGGCAGGTGGTGACACCCGTCCCCTCTCTCCCCAGTCTCTGTGGTGGGAGcacgggcgggggtggggccccCGGGCTGCTGTGCTCATATCCGGGAGTCCTGCAGGCGGCTAGAGCCGTTACTGCCCACCATGGGGATCTGGGCCTTGTCTGGGTGCAGCGGCTGGACCTCAAGCCCGTCTTCAGGAGAGGGTGGGATGGCTGGGGCATAGCGCCCAGTCTGGTGCTCCAGGAGGGCGGGGCCCCAGTCTCTGCTTGGCTTTGTGGCATTTTTCAAACGCTGCAGGAGAGGTAGACATGGAGGGTGGATGGGTGCTTCAGAAGGGGGCCATGAaaccccatccacccaccccctcccggTTCACCTGGCTGtggccagcccccacccctcacctgGAGGAGCGTGTCCCCATCTGTGCGGCAGAGCTGGAACAGGGCATAGAGGGGGATACAAATGACGGAGGACAAAGCCATCAGGAAGCCGATGGCCACAGCCCAGCCTGGGTATTGGTAGTGGTTGTAGGTGATTGGCCGGTACTGGATCACGGTGAAGATGAGAATGAACTGCAGACAGTAGGGGAAGGGAGTGCCCTTGAGGCCAGCCCAGCACCGCCCCTGCATCTCCGCCCCTCCATCCTCCACCCTTTCATCCCGcccccctccatccccaccctTCTCTAGGCCTCCGCCCTCCGCCCAgcaccccttccccttcctctctggtctccagaactAGGAAGAGGCATTTGGGGCAGGACAGGGGCAATGCCAAGGTTTGGGTAGAGGAAAAAGCAGGTGGAACCAGGGGTCCAGGGCCTGGGGGACAGGTAGGCATCAGGCATTGTGGAGGAGGAGAGGTCTGTCTGCACCATAATCCCGAACCGGCCAGGGAAGAACTGATAACTGCCTTTGCAGTCAGTCAGTTCTGCTCAGAGATTCTCGATGGCTCCCTTTTGCCGAATCCTGGGCCTTAGGGTTCTTACCCTGGTCTCACCCTGGTCTCAGTGTCTGGGTTGCACCCAGCATTTTCCTCCCTCTTCATTTATTCTGGAGAATCCTCTCCATTTTCCTGTCAGACCCTATGTAAATGCCACCTCCTTCAAGAAGCCTTTCCAGATTTCTCATCCCTCTTCCTAAAAGGGCTCTCAATGGCATTCTCCAACTGCTGAGCACTTGTTTCATGTTTCCCATAGGCCTGGGGCCTCCTGGGACTGCATCAGGGTCTCCAGTTCccggcacagtgcctggcacaactTCACTGACGATTTGAACTGACTTGTGCAGAGAGATGGGAGCGATGCAGGAGAGGATAGGGCCAACCCCCACCTGTCTGAGGCTCAGGAGCCACAGGGGAGGCTCCAAAGGCTAGAAATGGTGAACGGCAGGCTGGGGACCAACCGGAACGGTTTTGGAAAGAGAGGAGTGGAATGGGAAATGAACCCCGGGGCCACAGCAACGACAACAAACTAAGGAAGCAGAAAGATGGGCAGGTGGCTCATGGGCCATTCCCCGGGGGGCCTCAGCAGCCGCCTCCTGAGCCCTCAGCAGCGTCCTGGTGCCCCAATTCCGGGGGGACAAGATCCACATCCACTAGGGGGCCCCCCTCCCAGAAGCCGTGCATAGTAGGAGCTTACGACAAGTTTCCTGAACGGAACTAGATGATCAAGGTGTAAACAAGTCCCTTGTCTCAGCTGACAGAAAGATGGTTTGTCAAGAAGAGCCTTTCAGAAATATAAAGAAGTAAAGCctccaaagaagaaatgacagCCCAGATATATGGGTCCACAGGGCCTGGAGTCCTTGGCTTAGGGCAACTCTGGCCTGGCTTTCTGAACTCAGAGATGGAGCTGCCCACTTTGTCTCAATCTCACAGAGACATGGGACCTGGACCCAGTCTGCCGCCGCCCTGCCGAAACCTCGGGAGCCTTCCTGTGTctgtctcctccctgcctcctgctctgccttgGCTGGTACCCGGGGGTCTCTGCCCAGGGTGGCAGCCTCTTTGGAGCTCCGGAGGGTGAGCTCCCCTCCGGAGGGTCCCGGGCCTTGGCCTCAGCCACAGCCATAGCCCCCAGGGGGCTCATGCTTGGCCACAGTGCCTGGCCTCCCCCGCCTCCCACCACTTACAGGAGGCTTCCGCTGCTCCTGTTTCACAGCTGGGCCAGTGGCCAGAGCTGGTGGCTGTGCCAACCTCCGGGAAGATCCCACACCCCATGTGACAGAGGCCTCCTCAGTCTCGGGGGCCTTTTCCCTCCCCCAGAAATAGGAGCTCAAGTGGAAATCCAGTGCTGAGGTCCCTGTGGCCCAGAGAGGCTGGGCATGAGAGGGACATGATGGAACACTGCTGCCCCTGCCACTAGGCTCGCCCTTCTGTCACTCAGGTggcccttcctcttctctgtggaGCCACCATTCCATCGTCAAACACTTTGTggctcctcccccaaccctgggcATAAAGGAGCAAAATCAGATGGTTTTTAGCCCATGGACCAGTCTGCCTTCCTGCAGGTGCTTCTGGTGTAGCCTGGCCCAGCACACAGGCACCAGACGGGACCATTGGCTTCCAAGCGTGATTCTGTCCTTTATTAGTTGTGTCAGCTTGGGTCAATGACTGaacatctctgtgcctctgtctcctcatctgtcAAGTGGGAATGACAAGGATACCTTGGAGAGTCGGATCACATGAGTTGATCCATGAACAACGTGCAGAAATTCCACTCCCTGATGGGAGTCTCCCAGATGTTGATTATCAGTGGAACGAGAGCATTCCCTCTCCAGAGCCAGGCCACTCTGGTGCCTGGAAGGCTTAGGAGGCTGCCTCTAGTCTGGAGCTGACATCGGACTCTAACAACCCTCTTGTGGAACGCCCATGCATTCACTCTGCATACCCGGAGCACCTGGGCTTAGAGGGATTGGAGATGGGAGCTCAGCCAGGCCCAGCAAGGCAGACACCCATATCACTAATGGTTGCTGAGGCCCATCAGGgacaggcaggagggagggtcagCTCTCAGCAGCTGCCAGTCTGCTTTCTTCAGTCTAATAAGGGCTCTCAGCTCCCTCCCTACACCGAggctggtgcctgggtggttctgagTCTCTACCTGATTCCGTGCAACCTCTTTCAGACTCCCAGTGGCCCCGGGTGCGGAGACCCCTTGGGGGAGCTCTGGCCAGACGGATGGGCTCTTGAGCTCCCTTGCTGGTTCCCAATAGAAGGACACTTGTcagagggcagcagggagggaggggccagaCCAGAAACTTACAAAGATGATGGCTGGAGACACAAAGCGCCAGCAGATCTGGAAGAAGAGGGGTGGTGGGAAGCCCAGCATCATCTGGATGTCCTGGAAGTAGTTCCTGTGCCCTGAGAGAGGGGTGTCAGTAAGCCTGGCAGGGCAGTGTGGTCAGGCCAGGGCTTGGGACGCGAGAGGACACAGGAGCTTGGGCACTTACCATAGATGTACATGATGGACACACACATGATGCAGGAGATGATGACCAAGGAGAAGCTGGCCGCATAGTTGTCCATTAACAGCAGCCAGTAGATGCCTGCCTACGGGCCAGTGGGCAGCTGAGTCGGGAGTGCCCGAGGCCCCAATCTCTCGCCCCAGAAACCCCCCCTACCCTGGCCACTCCAGCCCAGGCTTTCCCTCAGGTCTTACCTGGCTGGTGAGGGGGatgcccagcaggaagccagccACAGCCACACCCAAGGTCACGTAGGTCTTTTTCTGCAGGATCCACTCATTTCCCACCTCGTCCACAATGGCTGTGACCAGCGTCTCTAGGAGGCAGAACTGCAGAGTGTGGCTGTCAGAGCAGGGGCCTGGCCTCtggccccacctcctcctccatcaGGCCCCTGCCCCATGTCCCGCACCTCCTACCTGAGTGCCCAGCCCCAGCAAGATGAGCATAAAGAAGAAGAGCAGGGACCagagtggggagatgggcagcAGGGTGAGGGCCTCGGGGTAAGCCACGAAGGCTAGGCCAGGGCCATGGTCAGCCACACGGGACACGTCCACACCCAGGTGATTGGCCATGAAGCCCAGGATGGAGAAGATGACGAAGCCGGCGTAGACGCTGGTGGCACAGTTAGTGATGCTAATAATGATGCTGTCCcttgggggagaaggggggaaaacaGGTTTCAAGACGAGCAGCCGGCTTCCCTttgccctcttccctctgcccagtcGGGCAGGGAGGAGACCTGAGATGGAACATTCTAGGAACAGAATCCCTCTCAACCTCTTTTCTGGTCTGCTCCTGGCATTTTTAAGTGGGCTGAGCCTCTCGAGTCCCCACAGGCGATTCTCCAGTGACCCACTCCAGACCCAGTGCTCCCAGGACCTCCAGGCCATGCGTGGAATGGAGGGCCCTCAGGGGAGGCCTAGGAGGCTGCACTGGGTCTGGGGATCTGGGAAAGCCTGGGGAAGGCGGCAGGGTAGAGAGGACAGCCCGGGGCTggcagggcaggggcgggggtgggggcaatcTCACCGATAGCAGTtgttatggaatttgttgtaggAAGCCATGGTGATGAGGCCTCCCCAGGCGCAGCCCAGCGAGTAGAATATCTGGGAGGCAGCATCCCCCCACACCTGCAGGGGAGGACGGGCAGAGGAGCTGGGGTCAGAGGCGGGCACCTCTCGGCCCCTCTCCGCCCCTTCCCGGCCACACTCCATGGCCCACCTTGGCCTCCAGGATCTTGTCCCACTGGGGGGTCAGGTAGTACATGATGCCGGTGAAGGCTCCTTCCAGGGTCACACCTCGGACGAACAGGATGGTCAGCACCACATAGGGAAACGTGGCTGTGAAGTACACCACCTGTGCGCAAGACAGGCTCTGTTGGGCTCCTCCCAGCTGTCGTTCCTGCCCTGGGCAGCCCCTGCCTGGCCCCTCAGCCACCACCGGCCCTCTGGCCCCTCTCTCCCCTGCATGTCCCCTCATCACTGCCTGCGTCCAAGCCCTACACACTAAACCCCAGCAGGGGAGGCAGGGTCTTCCTGGGTGGGCACACACCCTGTTGGGGGAGGGGTACTTACTTTCCCTGAAGACTTGACCCCTCGGATGAGGCAGAGGAAGACCACCACCCAAGAGACACCAAGGCAGCCAAGGAGGGGCAGTCGAACCTCCCCAAAGTTCCCGATGTCGTCTGAGAGCTTCAGCACATACAGCCTGGGGAAGGGAACACTCTGTTATTGAGGCCTGGGCCCCTGATGCCCAGCAACTGAGTCCCGAGGCCCAGGGTATGGCCTTGCaggttccttctttctcatgaggTCCCGGCATGGAAGAAGGGGGCCATTGGAAGGCCCCAGCCCAACGGGCCCTACCCCaccccttctgcctgcttccctgagACAACACTGCTTGCAGCCCCTCCGGGACCCTCAAAGGTGCCCAGAGGTAACACCCTGAGCCTGGACCAGCCTCCTCAGCCCCCGGGGTGTCAAGGACTCCCCCATCCCTATTCGGGCCCATCCCAGACCCTGGCTTGTGCCTTTCTTCCTTTAGTAATGCCCTCTCCTCTAGAATGGACACATCTGGTCaggtgtcacctcctccaggaagccttctgggAACTCTCCACCCACACTAGCTTCTCCATCCTGATGAGCTGAGGGAGGTGGTGGAGTACTCAGTAAAGATTGGAGGTTCTGACACAGGCAGGCCTAGGCCTGAACCCAAATTCCTCCCCTATGTATGTGTGGCTCTATCTGGTGCCCTACACCGCCTCAGCAGTGCCTTTTCAATCAACAGGACACCTATGGGCTGGCTGGGCCCTGTGATAGGTGCCGGGCACAGAGACCCGGATCAGGCACGTGGGTACCAAGGAAGGGCATCTCGATCCCAGGCGGAAGGGCACTCtggaaggcttcccagaagagGTGAGGCTTGAGCTAAGGTGTGAGGAAGGGAGCAGGTGGGTGAAGAGAAGAGGACACGCATGCCAGGCTGTGGGTGCAGCTCGCAGCAGGACAGGGGATCGTGAAAGAACGTGGCCTGGCCTGGGTCTGTCAGTAGCTCAGCAAGTCTGGTAGAGAaggtgagggaagagagaaggatgaaggagaggaagaagccagatTATAAGAAGCCATGAAAGGCAAGGCTGAGAAGTTTGAATTTTACCCCGCGAGCAATGGGAAGCTTCTGAAGGGTTTTGATAAGAGCACTTGCAGGGTCTCTCCTTGGCTCAAAACTCGGCAGCAGCACCCGTCTCTCACCAGGAAAAAGCCCAAGTCCTTACAGTAGCTGCAAGGCCCGAAGGGGTCCATCGTCCCCAGTCTGCCACCCCTCTGGTCTCCTGTCCTCCCACTTGATGCCCCGCTCCCTGCCCCAGCTGCACGGGGCTCCACGTAGTTCCTGAACCAGGCCAGGCACGCACctccctcagggcctttgcacgcaTGAGCTTTCCCTCCGTCTGGAGTGCTCTTTCCCCAGACATCCATATGGACACGTGGGTGTGAGGCGTGTGCCGTCACACAGGGCCCCCTGCTCCAAAGGGCCTTGTGCTGGACTTAACGTTCTGCCACTGACATCTTGAAATTCTGACTACATCTGAATAAGGGGCCCTGTATGTCCATTTCACACTGGGCCCCACAAATTACGCCGCTGGGTTTGTCGGCATCGCCTTCTCCCTCCTCAGCTCCTTCAGGTACTTACTCTGCGTACCCTCTTTGCAAAGGGACCTTTTCTGGCGACTCTGCTTAAAATGGCAGCCCTGGTCCCTGCCCAGCACCCCTTACCCCCTTTGCTAGATTTTTCTCCACAGCACacatctccttttttttatttttttaaacctaatttattttgtttgtcaTCCATTTTCTTGGAAGACAGGAGTACCCAGCTCCCCCACTGTCTAGcgaagtgcctggcacagagcagtaCTCAAAAGatgttgttgaatgaatgaatgaatgagtaagtgaacCCCGTGGTAAAAGGACTTGGAAGTAGAAAGGAGAGAACCTGGGAGTGGGGACCAGCCTGGTATTGCAGTTGTCCAGGTCAGAAGTGATGAGCAAGAGGCAAgctcttgagcctcagtttcctcatctgtaaaatgggcatagtaACACCAATCTAGCATAATTTGTAGCTGGATTTAGGTAAATACAGGCTCACTTCTGTCCCCTCTCACAGCTAAGATCTCTCAGAATAGCTCATAGACTGTCCTCTATCGTTCTCAGCTCTTCTCACCCTTTTTTCCAAGTCAGTTCTCAAACCTCACGGTGACGTTTTTAATACCTTGTGATGCGATGTTGCTCTGTCCCCTTATAGGACAATGTTGCCGGCCCTGGGATTTGGTGTTTGCTCTGCAGGCCTGTCTCTTTGCAGCCGCAGAAATTCCCCGGAGGCCACCCTTTGCACCGCAACCCGCAGAGGGCACTGTCCGACACGTCCCTCTGCGCCCCCAACTCCAGGCTCTTGGTCAAGGGGATGGCAA
This Neovison vison isolate M4711 chromosome 2, ASM_NN_V1, whole genome shotgun sequence DNA region includes the following protein-coding sequences:
- the SLC6A9 gene encoding sodium- and chloride-dependent glycine transporter 1 isoform X3, with amino-acid sequence MVLCPARPPRGTRTSNGATGATRSRAFMFPYFIMLIFCGIPLFFMELSFGQFASQGCLGVWRISPMFKGVGYGMMVVSTYIGIYYNVVICIAFYYFFSSMTHVLPWAYCDNPWNTPDCAGVLDASNFTNGSRPATPPGSLSHLLNHSLQRTSPSEEYWRLYVLKLSDDIGNFGEVRLPLLGCLGVSWVVVFLCLIRGVKSSGKVVYFTATFPYVVLTILFVRGVTLEGAFTGIMYYLTPQWDKILEAKVWGDAASQIFYSLGCAWGGLITMASYNKFHNNCYRDSIIISITNCATSVYAGFVIFSILGFMANHLGVDVSRVADHGPGLAFVAYPEALTLLPISPLWSLLFFFMLILLGLGTQFCLLETLVTAIVDEVGNEWILQKKTYVTLGVAVAGFLLGIPLTSQAGIYWLLLMDNYAASFSLVIISCIMCVSIMYIYGHRNYFQDIQMMLGFPPPLFFQICWRFVSPAIIFFILIFTVIQYRPITYNHYQYPGWAVAIGFLMALSSVICIPLYALFQLCRTDGDTLLQRLKNATKPSRDWGPALLEHQTGRYAPAIPPSPEDGLEVQPLHPDKAQIPMVGSNGSSRLQDSRI
- the CCDC24 gene encoding coiled-coil domain-containing protein 24 isoform X2, with amino-acid sequence MLQSLLQEARSSQASGSRPTSDPSSLLAPPPLLRDLIRQELRQLLLGLRQKAICEGRDQTQAWVQYSPRVLRFALEEPRCDLPEQEVLQMRAGEPSGQRDLSIIKDQLNVSSIDQVAGHLRLSPSQPPPHQEGPFRGASVPPTPMGCLSLFGGPCHGDLGLCTLPCPTHASGQALSQLSRQRCLEEEYTGAPQPSEASLAPTLAELKEQKAAMRQELQALPRSSHVSSSLRQQPVGSSSLGLRPQPCPLGKAGVWTGPGQCCLPAPPPESCPRPRHLATTCRWGRKLQGSPGERPVSTPASSATPQAPT
- the CCDC24 gene encoding coiled-coil domain-containing protein 24 isoform X1; the protein is MLQSLLQEARSSQASGSRPTSDPSSLLAPPPLLRDLIRQELRQLLLGLRQKAICEGRDQTQAWVQYSPRVLRFALEEPRCDLPEQEVLQMRAGEPSSGQRDLSIIKDQLNVSSIDQVAGHLRLSPSQPPPHQEGPFRGASVPPTPMGCLSLFGGPCHGDLGLCTLPCPTHASGQALSQLSRQRCLEEEYTGAPQPSEASLAPTLAELKEQKAAMRQELQALPRSSHVSSSLRQQPVGSSSLGLRPQPCPLGKAGVWTGPGQCCLPAPPPESCPRPRHLATTCRWGRKLQGSPGERPVSTPASSATPQAPT
- the SLC6A9 gene encoding sodium- and chloride-dependent glycine transporter 1 isoform X1, with the protein product MASACGPVAPSSPEQNGAVPSEATKRDQNLKRGNWGNQIEFVLTSVGYAVGLGNVWRFPYLCYRNGGGAFMFPYFIMLIFCGIPLFFMELSFGQFASQGCLGVWRISPMFKGVGYGMMVVSTYIGIYYNVVICIAFYYFFSSMTHVLPWAYCDNPWNTPDCAGVLDASNFTNGSRPATPPGSLSHLLNHSLQRTSPSEEYWRLYVLKLSDDIGNFGEVRLPLLGCLGVSWVVVFLCLIRGVKSSGKVVYFTATFPYVVLTILFVRGVTLEGAFTGIMYYLTPQWDKILEAKVWGDAASQIFYSLGCAWGGLITMASYNKFHNNCYRDSIIISITNCATSVYAGFVIFSILGFMANHLGVDVSRVADHGPGLAFVAYPEALTLLPISPLWSLLFFFMLILLGLGTQFCLLETLVTAIVDEVGNEWILQKKTYVTLGVAVAGFLLGIPLTSQAGIYWLLLMDNYAASFSLVIISCIMCVSIMYIYGHRNYFQDIQMMLGFPPPLFFQICWRFVSPAIIFFILIFTVIQYRPITYNHYQYPGWAVAIGFLMALSSVICIPLYALFQLCRTDGDTLLQRLKNATKPSRDWGPALLEHQTGRYAPAIPPSPEDGLEVQPLHPDKAQIPMVGSNGSSRLQDSRI
- the CCDC24 gene encoding coiled-coil domain-containing protein 24 isoform X3, which encodes MLQSLLQEARSSQASGSRPTSDPSSLLAPPPLLRDLIRQELRQLLLGLRQKAICEGRDQTQAWVQYSPRVLRFALEEPRCDLPEQEVLQMRAGEPSSGQRDLSIIKDQLNVSSIDQVAGHLRLSPSQPPPHQEGPFRGASVPPTPMGCLSLFGGPCHGDLGLCTLPCPTHASGQALSQLSRQRCLEEEYTGAPQPSEASLAPTLAELKEQKAAMRQELQALPRQQPVGSSSLGLRPQPCPLGKAGVWTGPGQCCLPAPPPESCPRPRHLATTCRWGRKLQGSPGERPVSTPASSATPQAPT
- the CCDC24 gene encoding coiled-coil domain-containing protein 24 isoform X4 → MLRDSPSLWELVEEHVPLPERPEVKRILGETTVDLSLELRAEVVMLQSLLQEARSSQASGSRPTSDPSSLLAPPPLLRDLIRQELRQLLLGLRQKAICEGRDQTQAWVQYSPRVLRFALEEPRCDLPEQEVLQMRAGEPSSGQRDLSIIKDQLNVSSIDQVAGHLRSLLEEECHTLERMIPVLQRCLEEEYTGAPQPSEASLAPTLAELKEQKAAMRQELQALPRSSHVSSSLRQQPVGSSSLGLRPQPCPLGKAGVWTGPGQCCLPAPPPESCPRPRHLATTCRWGRKLQGSPGERPVSTPASSATPQAPT
- the SLC6A9 gene encoding sodium- and chloride-dependent glycine transporter 1 isoform X2 translates to MVGKGAKGMLNGAVPSEATKRDQNLKRGNWGNQIEFVLTSVGYAVGLGNVWRFPYLCYRNGGGAFMFPYFIMLIFCGIPLFFMELSFGQFASQGCLGVWRISPMFKGVGYGMMVVSTYIGIYYNVVICIAFYYFFSSMTHVLPWAYCDNPWNTPDCAGVLDASNFTNGSRPATPPGSLSHLLNHSLQRTSPSEEYWRLYVLKLSDDIGNFGEVRLPLLGCLGVSWVVVFLCLIRGVKSSGKVVYFTATFPYVVLTILFVRGVTLEGAFTGIMYYLTPQWDKILEAKVWGDAASQIFYSLGCAWGGLITMASYNKFHNNCYRDSIIISITNCATSVYAGFVIFSILGFMANHLGVDVSRVADHGPGLAFVAYPEALTLLPISPLWSLLFFFMLILLGLGTQFCLLETLVTAIVDEVGNEWILQKKTYVTLGVAVAGFLLGIPLTSQAGIYWLLLMDNYAASFSLVIISCIMCVSIMYIYGHRNYFQDIQMMLGFPPPLFFQICWRFVSPAIIFFILIFTVIQYRPITYNHYQYPGWAVAIGFLMALSSVICIPLYALFQLCRTDGDTLLQRLKNATKPSRDWGPALLEHQTGRYAPAIPPSPEDGLEVQPLHPDKAQIPMVGSNGSSRLQDSRI